A single region of the Vicia villosa cultivar HV-30 ecotype Madison, WI linkage group LG4, Vvil1.0, whole genome shotgun sequence genome encodes:
- the LOC131600024 gene encoding protein IQ-DOMAIN 12-like, translating to MAKRKSLFGWVKSLFLSESKDKNQKKWGWRLGRIKQKQYPTITASKRTLIEANAEQRKHALAVAIATASAAEAAIAAAHAAAEVVKLTSGASRSYAYLSNGNRSLAAIKIQSVYRAHLARKALRALKGVIRLQAIIRGEAVRRQVSRSLMNVPSNAKIQKENQGRNSHTEEENCKNGQIKQFPKEKKKLEENDLKAECYSQRTWNCSSHSREDIEAIWLRKQEAIVKRDRMRQYSSSQKERTFSQRVEEIGGDSCRTLGEWLHKEITDWDVLYKPVRKNQFQSNGSRLNRERNHFP from the exons ATGGCAAAGAGGAAGAGCTTGTTTGGATGGGTGAAAAGCCTATTCCTTTCTGAGTCAAAGGACAAA AACCAGAAGAAATGGGGATGGAGATTAGGAAGGATTAAACAGAAGCAGTACCCTACAATAACAGCTTCGAAAAGGACATTGATTGAAGCAAATGCAGAACAAAGAAAGCATGCTTTAGCAGTGGCTATTGCAACAGCATCTGCTGCAGAGGCTGCAATCGCTGCTGCACATGCTGCTGCTGAGGTTGTCAAGCTCACAAGCGGTGCCTCTCGTTCGTATGCATATCTCTCGAACGGAAACAGAAGTTTGGCTGCCATCAAGATTCAAAGCGTTTATCGTGCACATCTC GCTAGGAAAGCGTTAAGAGCGTTGAAGGGAGTTATAAGACTACAGGCCATAATTCGCGGTGAAGCTGTTAGGCGTCAAGTGTCCCGATCTTTGATGAATGTTCCCTCAAATGCGAAAATTCAGAAGGAAAATCAGGGCAGAAACAGCCATACTGAAGAAGAAAACTGCAAAAATGGTCAGATAAAAcagtttccaaaggaaaagaaaaagttaGAAGAGAATGACCTTAAG GCTGAATGCTATAGTCAAAGAACATGGAATTGTAGCTCACACTCAAGAGAAGACATTGAAGCTATATGGTTAAGAAAGCAAGAGGCTATTGTCAAAAGAGACCGCATGAGACAATACTCATCTTCACAAAAG GAGAGAACATTTTCTCAAAGGGTGGAAGAAATCGGAGGAGATAGCTGTCGTACTTTAGGAGAATGGTTACATAAAGAAATAACTGATTGGGATGTTCTTTATAAACCTGTTCgaaaaaatcaatttcaatcgAATGGATCGAGGCTAAAtcgtgaacggaatcactttccttaa